DNA sequence from the Calditrichota bacterium genome:
TTTCCCGTTCGCGCTCCACGATCATGCGCAGCGCGACAGATTGCACGCGTCCGGCGCTGAGTCCGCGATAGATTGTTTGCCAGAGGATGGGGCTGATTTGATATCCGACAAGTCTATCCAATACGCGGCGCGCTTTTTGCGCTTCCACTTTTTGCGTCGAAATGGTCAGCGGATGATTGATGGCTTCCACAACCGCATGTTCCGTAATTTCGTTGAATAAAATGCGGTGGATGTTCGGATTTTTCTTTTTCAGCTCTTCGTAAATGTGCCAGGCAATCGCTTCACCTTCGCGGTCGGGGTCAGTAGCTAAAAATACCTGATCCGCGTTAGCCGCGGCTTTCTTTAGTTCGTTAAGAATTTTCCCTTTGCCGCGGATCGTGATGTACTGCGGCTGAAAACCATCGTCAATGTCAATGCCTAACTTTTGTTTGGGAAGGTCTTTGATGTGTCCCACCGATGGCAGCACCTGATAGTTTCTTCCTAAAAATTTTTTTATTGTTTTTGTCTTGGCGACAGATTCAACGATAACAACTGATTTTGGCATATTCAGGTCTAATGTCCGTATTGTTTCTGGTTAATAACAAAAAATGAATTAGATTGGAGCTCATGCGGATCGAAAATAAAATGATCAATAATGGCTTTAATTTCAGAGATGGAAGTGCCGTGTTGCCCTCTTAACATCGATCTGTTGATGATTCTTTCGATCTCTTCATCGCCGACGATATCCAATTCGTTGACTTGGAAGATAAAGTGTTTTTGAATTGTTGAAGCTTCGGCGCTGTCATTTCGCTTTTTTGTCAGTTTTTTTGGTGTTTTTTGTTTCTTGCTAATGGCTGCGACTGGTTCGGTTTCATCTTCAGATTCGCTTTCCATCAGAACGTCGAAAGCAGATTTTATCTCAGTTTCCGTGTATCCTCGCTCAACCAGCATGTCGGAAATATCTTTTATTTGACTCAAAATATTCTCGTCTGTGGTTGAGTTGATGGAATCCATGATATAGAGAACAATCTCCATAACGCGTGCGTCCATTTCCTCCCTCCCTAAATGGGTATGCTTTTCCCTTCTGAATTAAAATACCCTGATTAAGATAAGATTTCCTAAATTAAAAGCAAGTCTTATGACAAATTTTTAATTTATTTGCATTGAAAAGCGCAAATCTT
Encoded proteins:
- a CDS encoding DUF494 family protein, whose amino-acid sequence is MDARVMEIVLYIMDSINSTTDENILSQIKDISDMLVERGYTETEIKSAFDVLMESESEDETEPVAAISKKQKTPKKLTKKRNDSAEASTIQKHFIFQVNELDIVGDEEIERIINRSMLRGQHGTSISEIKAIIDHFIFDPHELQSNSFFVINQKQYGH